GTGTCTCTAAAGATTTGGCATATGTAGAGGGAGAAAATATGAAGGATTATTTATTTGATCTTTCCATTGCTCAAAAATATGCAGCATTCAATCGCAAAACAATGGTCGAAGTTATTTGTAGAGGTATGAACTGGAATATTGAATCTGAATTCGACACGATTCATAACTATATTGATTTAGATAATATGATCTTACGTAAAGGTGCCATCTCTGCGCAGGATGGTGAAATTGTAATAATTCCTATGAATATGCGAGATGGTTCGCTCATTTGCCGAGGAAAAGGAAATCCAGATTGGAATTACTCTGGTCCACACGGTGCCGGACGTATAATGAGTCGATCGCAAGCAAGAAAACTAGTAGCATTGGAAGATTTCCAAGCTTCTATGAAGGATGTTTGGAGTACTTCTGTTGTTTCAAGTACGGTCGATGAATCCCCATTTGCGTATAAAGATATGCAAGACATTCTTTCACATATTGACGATACAGTTGAAGTATTGGAAGTAATAAAACCAATTTATAACTATAAAGCGCATTAAAAGAAGCTGATATGCTCAGCTTCTTTTTAATTTCCATCTATTTTCTTCATATTCATTTTACCTAAGTTTTTAAAACAGCTAGTTAATTCACCCAATTAAATGCTATAACAAAAAATAATAAGTTGAGTCAATAATTTATTGATTTCCAGTCCAATAGTAAAACAATGCTGCAAAAGTAAGCTTTTCTGCATGCGTTAAGTCTTGTGCAAGTTTTACATGTACGTTCATCGCTTGAACCTCAAATGCAGGATGTGTAGCGTAAGGGGATATTCCAAAGCGATAAGTTGCTAAGCGTTTCCCATTGATATCATCCACGTCGATATCGCCATACATACTTTTCGCTTCCACTTGAAGGATTTTTTCATTATTTGCATTGAAAAAAACAGCTCTATTTTTAATGGAGAAAAGCGGTAATACAACCGTCGATATATGTGATTTTGTATTTTCATAAATTTTTAGCTGCATGAATTTTATTTTATTTTTTATAGTAAACTGACAGACTATGTTTTCATCCATCGTTTTTAAATTGTATGTAATCGAAAAAAATAATCCCCTCTTGAAAATTGCACATGCGGTTAATAACCTACTAATCGAATGTTCTTTTGAAGGTTCAATTTTATATAAACGTTCTCCCGTGCTTGAAATTAAATATGATCGAGGGATTAATGAAACATCTCGTTGAAAATTGAGTTCTTTGAAGGGAAATTCAATCGAATATAACTGACTATCAACTTTTTGTTCATTTGGTAACTTTTCTGCCGCATTTTGAAAGTAAAATGAAATTCCATACAACATAAAAATTATAAATCCAATAATAAAATGTGTTTCAAAGTCCTTCCATATTATATCTCTAAAAATAAATATTATTGCTGTGTATATGATCAGTGAAAACAATGCTCCTAATTTAGAATACTTTGCCGTTCGTTCGTATATATACTTCAAGTTCACCACTCCTTCCTATACATACGAACATACAGGAAAATAGTTCCATAAAAAAAACCTTTGAGAGTTATTATTCAATAACTACTCAAAGGTTCTTTTATTTATTTTCAATTGCCCTGCCAAATAAGTTTTTAATAAAACGGATGAGTGCGTATAAACAAACAAGTACAAAAGCAAGTAGTAGAACATGCTCTAGGGTAGACGACAAACTAAACGGATCTAAAAAAATGCGAAATAACACAAACAAATAAATAATGCCGGCAATACCCGCTAGTAACACTACCCCAATAATGGAGAGCTGTGCGTTGGTATGTCGTTTCATATGATGGCGATGTATTATTATTTCAAGAATAATTGAAAGAGCTATGACTGTAAACGTAATCGTCAATTCACCAAAATATGCAAAGTTTATTAAATATACCACTAATAGCGCAATCATAATGTACATATAAAATTCATCGATTCGCTTCAGCACAGCATCACATCCTATAGTATTAGTATTTCATCTCTAATCTTTGTTTACGATGAGCTCGTCTAGCGGGACCTGTTTCAAATAATCGTTTTTCTTCATCGGTTTCGGGATGAATACCTGGTATAGGAACAGACTTTCCATTTTTATCTATTGCAACCATTGTTACATAGGACTCTGTCGTTAGTTTTACTTCCCCTGTTATTAGGTTCGTCGATGTTACACGAACATAGACCTCCATAGATGAACGACCAGTGGATGAAACGACCGCATCTAACTCAAGGACATCTCCCACTTTTGCAGAAGAAAGAAAATCTACGGAATCGATAGATGCTGTTACTACCTCACCTTGCGCATGCTTCATAGATGAAATGGCTGCTATTTCATCTATATAAGCAAGTACTTTACCTCCAAAAATCGTTTGATGATGGTTTGTATCTGGTGGAAGGATTAGGTGGGTTTGAATTGTTCTGGACTGACTCATGGGGTTTGTTTTCATCATGTATTTCTCCTCTAATTTTGTAAAATTAATTACTCATCCTATTTTCAGGTATGATTAATTGATGCTAGACCATTTTTCACGGCTTCTGCAATCATAGCACATCCATTATAGTATAACATGAAGGTTAGTTAGAGTTGGAAGATGACGTCGCAGCACTAGTTGCCGCTATTGTCGATACCATCATCGCTTGTTGTGCCTGGAGAAGCATTTCCAGAGATGTCGCCATTGAAATAGCCGCTGTTGTATAAGCATCTTTTGATGATCTCATTTCCCAACCAAGTGCAATAGGCAGTGCACTTTCTTTGTACCAAGAAAATAATTTCATACTTATCAGGGATTGATAAGTGGAAACGATGTCATTTAATTGGTCTTCATTCATTTTCAATACTGCCATAAATCCAATCATTGGATACTGGGCTGCAGAAGTTTTTATCTTGACGCTTTTTAAACCATCTCGAATGATCAATACCCTTGATATCAAATCTTCCTCGTAACTTGCATTTGTATACGTTAACACTTGCGACATCCACTGTAATTCATTTCCCGAATAAAACTTATGATTTCGAAGTTCTTGATAGTAACGATTCATCGATTCAGCACGAACTGCAGTGTCACCATTCAGTTTCCCTAAAAACATGGCATATGGATAATCATCCGTAGACGTTAAAAAACGATGATGTTTTTTCATGTCCTGCATTAGCTGTTTTGCTCGATTTACCTCGTTTGGCCAAGCCTCTTTACCATCTGTCATTAGTAATGCCGCTAAATAAGTATAGCTATTCACTTTAAAGGAAGACTTTTTTAAAGCCTCTACTTTCTCCAATAAAAGATCAACCGCTTGAATAGATTCTTGACCACCAGCATCTATTGTAGCAACAAAAAGAGGATGCAAATGAGAGCGCAATGGAGAAAATATGCTTGCTTTCTTTTTAATATAAGATTCTATTTCCTTAAATCTGCTTTCATCAAACTCTTTACCTAGAATTACGTAATAGCCTGCAAGTGATAAAGTAACTCGCTTATCTACACCCCAGCCTACTACTTTTTTTAAAGCATTAAATGTATGTTCAATTTTTTGATTGATTGTCATAGCCGTTCACTCCTTTTCTTTTTTACGTTGTTTACTCTGAATTAGTTTCAACTTTTGTTATAATTATTGTAATAAGAAAAGTAGGTGTCAATTATGCGCATTAACAAATTTCTAAGTGAATCTGGAATTATTTCTAGACGAGGTGCAGATAAATGGATTACAGAAGGAAGAGTCACCATTAACGGTAAAATTGCTGAGCTAGGGAGCAAAGTTGAGGCGGGAGATGACGTTAAAGTAGATGGTAACCCGATTGTAGTTGAACAACCTTTAATTTATCTTGTGCTGAATAAACCAGTTGGTATTACCAGTACAACAGAACGGCATGTAAAAGGAAATATTGTCGATTTTGTCAATCATCCACTACGTATTTTCCATATCGGTCGATTGGATAAAGACTCGGATGGGCTAATTTTATTAACAAACGACGGGGATATTGTTAATGAAATACTACGTGCGGAAAATAAACATGAAAAAGAATATATCGTTACAGTCAACGAACAAATCACAGATTCCTTTCTAGAAAAAATGGCTTCGGGAATAAATATTTTAGGCACGAAAACACTTCCTTGCAAAGTGAAAAAGATAGGACCAAAAACTTTCAATATTACACTTACGCAAGGACTAAACAGACAAATTAGAAGAATGTGTTCCGCTCTTGGATTCACTGTGAAAAGACTTCAACGCAAGCGTATTATGAATATTACATTAGAAGGCCTTGCTATCGGACAATGGAGAGAATTAACCGAATTAGAGAAAAAAGAATTGTTCACTACGCTTAATTATTCACCAAAAAGGAAATAGATCCTTAAGAGGCGAATAAAATGCTTACATCAAAAAACATAGTAGTATCACTTGACATAAAACCAAATGGTTTCGTATTATAAATTATACGAAACCATTTGGTTTTATTTTTAAATACGAAAGTAGGAATATCAATGGAAACAAAACTTCAAGATATAGTTCAAACAATTGTTCTAAATGCACCAATCCAAAAAGTATGGGAAAATGTATCCACTTCAGATGGAATTGCAAACTGGTTCATGCCAAATGACTTTCAATTAGAAACGGGACATGAATTCCATATTCAATCACCTTTTGGTCCATCACCTTGCAAGGTCACTGAAGTAAATCCTCCAAATAAGCTTTCTTTTATATGGGATACAGATGGTTGGGTTGTTTCTTTTATTTTGAAAGAGATTGGAGACAAAACGGAGTTTACGCTTATTCACGGAGGGTGGAAACAAC
The nucleotide sequence above comes from Psychrobacillus glaciei. Encoded proteins:
- the rluF gene encoding 23S rRNA pseudouridine(2604) synthase RluF, with product MRINKFLSESGIISRRGADKWITEGRVTINGKIAELGSKVEAGDDVKVDGNPIVVEQPLIYLVLNKPVGITSTTERHVKGNIVDFVNHPLRIFHIGRLDKDSDGLILLTNDGDIVNEILRAENKHEKEYIVTVNEQITDSFLEKMASGINILGTKTLPCKVKKIGPKTFNITLTQGLNRQIRRMCSALGFTVKRLQRKRIMNITLEGLAIGQWRELTELEKKELFTTLNYSPKRK
- a CDS encoding DUF4003 family protein, coding for MTINQKIEHTFNALKKVVGWGVDKRVTLSLAGYYVILGKEFDESRFKEIESYIKKKASIFSPLRSHLHPLFVATIDAGGQESIQAVDLLLEKVEALKKSSFKVNSYTYLAALLMTDGKEAWPNEVNRAKQLMQDMKKHHRFLTSTDDYPYAMFLGKLNGDTAVRAESMNRYYQELRNHKFYSGNELQWMSQVLTYTNASYEEDLISRVLIIRDGLKSVKIKTSAAQYPMIGFMAVLKMNEDQLNDIVSTYQSLISMKLFSWYKESALPIALGWEMRSSKDAYTTAAISMATSLEMLLQAQQAMMVSTIAATSAATSSSNSN
- a CDS encoding acyl-CoA thioesterase, which translates into the protein MMKTNPMSQSRTIQTHLILPPDTNHHQTIFGGKVLAYIDEIAAISSMKHAQGEVVTASIDSVDFLSSAKVGDVLELDAVVSSTGRSSMEVYVRVTSTNLITGEVKLTTESYVTMVAIDKNGKSVPIPGIHPETDEEKRLFETGPARRAHRKQRLEMKY
- a CDS encoding SRPBCC family protein; translation: METKLQDIVQTIVLNAPIQKVWENVSTSDGIANWFMPNDFQLETGHEFHIQSPFGPSPCKVTEVNPPNKLSFIWDTDGWVVSFILKEIGDKTEFTLIHGGWKQPNDLITKANEKSSIIRDNMARGWVGIVQDRLRKVVES